A genomic window from Lutra lutra chromosome 17, mLutLut1.2, whole genome shotgun sequence includes:
- the IGFLR1 gene encoding IGF-like family receptor 1 isoform X2 → MAPQAADPARMGPLGLLLTAALLLAQVVPREASQHCGRLEYWNPDNRCCGSCLQLFGPPPCPDYEFSENCGLDDSGDHMSRPFKECPFGQCNPDSAELCSPCGGGATAPAPAGSRSRTQQRCPQRSIPPKEPCPLKSGKPDVLSSQDPSPSPISSLSWTSERSVTQILPNFALPVVLVFVVLVLLITSGVVLLVAQRCHHQAKVVLHPYPGLVCEDTNIHTLLFSPHSSSPGSLEASETGDSRKEVALVPLLGRELPNLASQPLSRLLDELEVLEELIVLLDPEPGPGGGMACGTTRHLAARYGVPAAWSTFAYSLRPSRSPLRALIEMVVAREPSASLGQLGTHLAQLGRADALQVLSKLG, encoded by the exons ATGGCTCCCCAGGCTGCAGACCCTGCCCGGATGGGGCCCCTAGGCCTCCTCCTGACTGCTGCGCTGCTCCTGGCCCAGGTGGTGCCTCGGGAGGCCTCCCAGCACTGCGGGCGCCTGGAGTACTGGAACCCTGATAACCGGTGCTGCGGCAGCTGCCTGCAGCTCTTTGGGCCGCCCCCCTGTCCCG ACTACGAGTTTTCGGAAAACTGCGGGCTCGATGATTCTGGCGATCACATGTCACGTCCCTTCAAAGAATGTCCTTTTGGGCAGTGCAACCCCGACAGTGCGGAGCTATGTAGCCCCTGTGGCGGCGGAGCCACGGCCCCTGCTCCCGCGGGGAGCCGGAGCAGAACACAGCAGCGCTGCCCACAG AGGTCGATCCCTCCCAAGGAGCCCTGCCCCCTGAAGTCTGGGAAACCAGATGTCCTtagctcccaggaccccagcccatCACCGATTTCCAGTCTGTCGTGGACATCTGAGCGCAGCGTCACTCAGATCTTGCCAAATTTTGCCCTGCCGGTCGTGCTGGTTTTCGTGGTGCTGGTTCTGCTGATCACCTCAGGAGTGGTCCTCCTGGTGGCCCAGCGGTGTCACCACCAGGCAAAAGTTGTCCTCCATCCCTATCCTGGCTTGGTTTGCGAGGACACCAACATCCATACCCTCCTCTTCTCCCCGCACTCGTCCTCTCCAGGCTCCCTGGAGGCATCAGAGACAGGGGACTCACGGAAGGAGGTCGCTCTGGTTCCACTCCTGGGCAGAG AACTGCCTAATTTGGCCTCACAGCCCCTGTCTCGCCTCCTGGATGAGCTGGAGGTGCTGGAGGAGCTGATTGTACTGCTGGATCCCGAGCCGGGGCCGGGTGGGGGGATGGCCTGTGGCACCACCAGACACCTGGCGGCAAGATACGGAGTGCCTGCTGCCTGGTCCACCTTCGCCTACTCGCTGCGGCCCAGTCGCTCACCACTGCGGGCCTTGATTGAGATGGTGGTGGCAAGGGAGCCGTCTGCTTCTCTGGGCCAGCTTGGCACACACCTGGCCCAGCTAGGGCGGGCAGATGCGCTGCAGGTGCTGTCCAAGCTTGGCTGA
- the IGFLR1 gene encoding IGF-like family receptor 1 isoform X1 — protein MPPHHCFLLLPGFPGKCDRVAVVGSPAVMAPQAADPARMGPLGLLLTAALLLAQVVPREASQHCGRLEYWNPDNRCCGSCLQLFGPPPCPDYEFSENCGLDDSGDHMSRPFKECPFGQCNPDSAELCSPCGGGATAPAPAGSRSRTQQRCPQRSIPPKEPCPLKSGKPDVLSSQDPSPSPISSLSWTSERSVTQILPNFALPVVLVFVVLVLLITSGVVLLVAQRCHHQAKVVLHPYPGLVCEDTNIHTLLFSPHSSSPGSLEASETGDSRKEVALVPLLGRELPNLASQPLSRLLDELEVLEELIVLLDPEPGPGGGMACGTTRHLAARYGVPAAWSTFAYSLRPSRSPLRALIEMVVAREPSASLGQLGTHLAQLGRADALQVLSKLG, from the exons ATGCCCCCACATCACTGCTTCCTTCTTCTGCCTGGGTTTCCTGGAAAGTGTGACAGAGTTGCTGTGGTCGGAAGTCCTGCGGTCATGGCTCCCCAGGCTGCAGACCCTGCCCGGATGGGGCCCCTAGGCCTCCTCCTGACTGCTGCGCTGCTCCTGGCCCAGGTGGTGCCTCGGGAGGCCTCCCAGCACTGCGGGCGCCTGGAGTACTGGAACCCTGATAACCGGTGCTGCGGCAGCTGCCTGCAGCTCTTTGGGCCGCCCCCCTGTCCCG ACTACGAGTTTTCGGAAAACTGCGGGCTCGATGATTCTGGCGATCACATGTCACGTCCCTTCAAAGAATGTCCTTTTGGGCAGTGCAACCCCGACAGTGCGGAGCTATGTAGCCCCTGTGGCGGCGGAGCCACGGCCCCTGCTCCCGCGGGGAGCCGGAGCAGAACACAGCAGCGCTGCCCACAG AGGTCGATCCCTCCCAAGGAGCCCTGCCCCCTGAAGTCTGGGAAACCAGATGTCCTtagctcccaggaccccagcccatCACCGATTTCCAGTCTGTCGTGGACATCTGAGCGCAGCGTCACTCAGATCTTGCCAAATTTTGCCCTGCCGGTCGTGCTGGTTTTCGTGGTGCTGGTTCTGCTGATCACCTCAGGAGTGGTCCTCCTGGTGGCCCAGCGGTGTCACCACCAGGCAAAAGTTGTCCTCCATCCCTATCCTGGCTTGGTTTGCGAGGACACCAACATCCATACCCTCCTCTTCTCCCCGCACTCGTCCTCTCCAGGCTCCCTGGAGGCATCAGAGACAGGGGACTCACGGAAGGAGGTCGCTCTGGTTCCACTCCTGGGCAGAG AACTGCCTAATTTGGCCTCACAGCCCCTGTCTCGCCTCCTGGATGAGCTGGAGGTGCTGGAGGAGCTGATTGTACTGCTGGATCCCGAGCCGGGGCCGGGTGGGGGGATGGCCTGTGGCACCACCAGACACCTGGCGGCAAGATACGGAGTGCCTGCTGCCTGGTCCACCTTCGCCTACTCGCTGCGGCCCAGTCGCTCACCACTGCGGGCCTTGATTGAGATGGTGGTGGCAAGGGAGCCGTCTGCTTCTCTGGGCCAGCTTGGCACACACCTGGCCCAGCTAGGGCGGGCAGATGCGCTGCAGGTGCTGTCCAAGCTTGGCTGA
- the IGFLR1 gene encoding IGF-like family receptor 1 isoform X3 — translation MPPHHCFLLLPGFPGKCDRVAVVGSPAVMAPQAADPARMGPLGLLLTAALLLAQVVPREASQHCGRLEYWNPDNRCCGSCLQLFGPPPCPDYEFSENCGLDDSGDHMSRPFKECPFGQCNPDSAELCSPCGGGATAPAPAGSRSRTQQRCPQRSIPPKEPCPLKSGKPDVLSSQDPSPSPISSLSWTSERSVTQAPWRHQRQGTHGRRSLWFHSWAEPLSRLLDELEVLEELIVLLDPEPGPGGGMACGTTRHLAARYGVPAAWSTFAYSLRPSRSPLRALIEMVVAREPSASLGQLGTHLAQLGRADALQVLSKLG, via the exons ATGCCCCCACATCACTGCTTCCTTCTTCTGCCTGGGTTTCCTGGAAAGTGTGACAGAGTTGCTGTGGTCGGAAGTCCTGCGGTCATGGCTCCCCAGGCTGCAGACCCTGCCCGGATGGGGCCCCTAGGCCTCCTCCTGACTGCTGCGCTGCTCCTGGCCCAGGTGGTGCCTCGGGAGGCCTCCCAGCACTGCGGGCGCCTGGAGTACTGGAACCCTGATAACCGGTGCTGCGGCAGCTGCCTGCAGCTCTTTGGGCCGCCCCCCTGTCCCG ACTACGAGTTTTCGGAAAACTGCGGGCTCGATGATTCTGGCGATCACATGTCACGTCCCTTCAAAGAATGTCCTTTTGGGCAGTGCAACCCCGACAGTGCGGAGCTATGTAGCCCCTGTGGCGGCGGAGCCACGGCCCCTGCTCCCGCGGGGAGCCGGAGCAGAACACAGCAGCGCTGCCCACAG AGGTCGATCCCTCCCAAGGAGCCCTGCCCCCTGAAGTCTGGGAAACCAGATGTCCTtagctcccaggaccccagcccatCACCGATTTCCAGTCTGTCGTGGACATCTGAGCGCAGCGTCACTCAG GCTCCCTGGAGGCATCAGAGACAGGGGACTCACGGAAGGAGGTCGCTCTGGTTCCACTCCTGGGCAGAG CCCCTGTCTCGCCTCCTGGATGAGCTGGAGGTGCTGGAGGAGCTGATTGTACTGCTGGATCCCGAGCCGGGGCCGGGTGGGGGGATGGCCTGTGGCACCACCAGACACCTGGCGGCAAGATACGGAGTGCCTGCTGCCTGGTCCACCTTCGCCTACTCGCTGCGGCCCAGTCGCTCACCACTGCGGGCCTTGATTGAGATGGTGGTGGCAAGGGAGCCGTCTGCTTCTCTGGGCCAGCTTGGCACACACCTGGCCCAGCTAGGGCGGGCAGATGCGCTGCAGGTGCTGTCCAAGCTTGGCTGA
- the U2AF1L4 gene encoding splicing factor U2AF 26 kDa subunit isoform X3: MLLSNGNDVKSRQSWRVRIGACRHGDRCSRLHNKPTFSQTIVLLNLYQNPQNTAQTADGSHCHVSDVEVQEHYDNFFEEVFTELQEKYGEIEEMNVCDNLGDHLVGNVYVKFRREEDAERAVAELNNRWFNGQAVHAELSPVTDFRESCCRQYEMGECTRGGFCNFMHLRPISRNLRRQLYGLGPRRRLALSTIQRPVPDSQPLNQLELQSPKPKTSLDLRS; this comes from the exons ATCGGGGCCTGTCGGCACGGGGACCGGTGCTCCCGGCTTCACAACAAACCGACTTTCAGTCAG ACCATAGTGCTACTCAACCTGTACCAGAATCCACAGAACACCGCCCAAACCGCAGACGGATCGCACT GTCACGTGAGCGACGTTGAGGTGCAAGAACACTATGATAACTTCTTCGAG GAGGTGTTCACGGAGCTGCAGGAGAAGTACGGGGAGATTGAAGAGATGAATGTGTGCGACAACCTGGGGGACCACCTCGTGGGCAATGTCTATGTCAAG TTTCGGCGTGAGGAGGATGCAGAGCGTGCAGTGGCTGAGCTCAATAACCGCTGGTTCAACGGGCAGGCTGTGCATGCTGAGCTGTCTCCTGTCACCGACTTTCGGGAGTCATGCTGCCGGCAGTATGAGATGGG GGAATGTACCCGAGGTGGCTTCTGCAACTTCATGCACCTGCGGCCCATCTCCCGTAACCTCCGACGTCAGCTGTATGGGCTGGGACCCAGGCGCAG ACTAGCTCTGAGCACCATCCAAAGACCAGTGCCTGACTCTCAACCCCTAAACCAGCTGGAACTCCAAAGCCCCAAACCCAAGACCAGTCTGGATCTCCGGTCCTGA